One segment of Thermococcus sp. AM4 DNA contains the following:
- a CDS encoding ATP-binding cassette domain-containing protein gives MVVVEFEDVFVKYETYTGGVLALRGVTFSLDKSEAILIMGPSGSGKTTILKAILGLVQPMHGTVKVFGIEPKDEKRALEVRRKIGYLTQEGRMINELTVWENIVFYAKGRGRGLDDGRIRELAGELNIETILDKRPGQLSGGELKRAELLMVLSDDPDLLLLDEPTSMLDAENSEAVVSVLSALKGRVPMIITSHDPRLQKISNKTLEIIGGELKGARGGTASSSRGERVPVRRDESLHRPG, from the coding sequence ATGGTCGTTGTTGAGTTTGAGGATGTGTTTGTAAAGTACGAAACCTACACGGGTGGGGTCTTGGCATTAAGGGGAGTAACCTTCAGTTTGGATAAAAGCGAAGCAATCCTCATCATGGGGCCCTCTGGAAGTGGAAAAACCACAATCCTCAAGGCCATCCTCGGATTAGTTCAACCAATGCACGGAACAGTCAAAGTTTTCGGGATTGAACCAAAGGACGAGAAACGTGCCTTAGAAGTCAGGCGGAAGATTGGTTACCTTACCCAGGAGGGGAGAATGATAAACGAACTGACTGTGTGGGAGAACATCGTCTTCTACGCAAAGGGCAGGGGGAGAGGCTTGGACGATGGTAGGATTAGGGAGCTTGCGGGGGAACTCAACATTGAAACCATCCTCGACAAGCGTCCGGGCCAGTTGAGTGGTGGTGAGCTTAAGAGGGCTGAGTTGTTGATGGTGCTTTCTGATGATCCGGATCTCTTGCTCCTCGACGAGCCGACTTCGATGCTCGACGCGGAGAATTCGGAGGCCGTTGTTAGTGTTCTCTCGGCGCTCAAAGGGAGGGTTCCAATGATAATCACCTCCCACGATCCAAGACTCCAAAAGATCAGCAACAAAACCCTGGAGATAATAGGAGGAGAACTAAAAGGGGCTCGAGGGGGGACCGCGTCTTCATCTCGGGGGGAGCGAGTCCCCGTCAGGAGGGATGAATCTCTTCATCGCCCCGGCTGA
- a CDS encoding SDR family oxidoreductase has product MIGIDLSGRLAFTTASSKGIGFGVARVLARAGADVVLLSRSEENLKKAREKILSESGVDVSYIVADLTKREDLERTVRELSEIGEPDVFFFSTGGPRPGYFMEMDMGDWENAVKLLLYPAVYLTRALVPAMERKGFGRIVYSTSVAIKEPIPNIALSNVVRISMAGLVRTLAKELGPKGITVNGIMPGIIRTDRMIQLAEDRARREGKTVEEALAEYAKPIPLGRLGEPEEIGYLVAFLASDLGSYINGAMIPVDGGRLNSVF; this is encoded by the coding sequence ATGATAGGTATAGACCTCTCGGGCAGGCTGGCCTTCACAACCGCCTCCAGCAAGGGAATCGGCTTCGGGGTCGCGAGGGTTCTGGCGAGGGCAGGCGCGGACGTTGTGCTGCTCTCGCGCAGCGAGGAGAACCTCAAAAAGGCGCGGGAGAAGATACTCAGCGAGAGCGGCGTTGACGTGAGCTACATCGTGGCCGATCTGACCAAGAGAGAAGACCTTGAGCGAACGGTGAGGGAACTCTCCGAGATAGGCGAGCCGGACGTGTTCTTCTTCTCCACCGGCGGACCGAGACCTGGCTACTTCATGGAGATGGACATGGGCGACTGGGAGAACGCGGTTAAGCTGCTTCTGTATCCCGCCGTTTACCTGACCAGGGCTTTGGTTCCGGCCATGGAGAGAAAGGGCTTTGGAAGGATAGTCTACTCCACGAGCGTCGCGATAAAGGAACCGATCCCGAACATAGCCCTCAGCAACGTAGTTAGGATCTCGATGGCCGGCTTAGTAAGAACCCTCGCCAAAGAGCTCGGTCCGAAGGGCATAACTGTGAACGGCATAATGCCCGGCATAATCAGGACGGACAGGATGATCCAGCTCGCGGAGGACAGGGCGAGGAGGGAAGGAAAAACCGTCGAGGAGGCCCTGGCGGAGTACGCGAAGCCCATTCCCCTCGGCAGGCTTGGGGAGCCGGAGGAGATAGGCTACCTCGTTGCCTTCCTCGCCAGCGACCTCGGCTCTTACATCAACGGGGCCATGATCCCCGTGGACGGTGGAAGGCTGAACTCCGTCTTCTGA
- a CDS encoding Xaa-Pro peptidase family protein, giving the protein MRGDEGIFKKRVERFQELLRENEIDGAIIRTLSSFIYFTGTKWLRPSLFIPADGEPLVFVVKGEAELFRERSWIENVVEYQRVEDLMAGVVSWVHRNGMERVGLEFGVERDAYLIFLKIFERLNPTVEIVDVLDLTMSLRMIKDEWELENIRKAGKIARKGMKVAGEVIKPGVSELEIVAEITRELMLSGSEEPKVYVSTTPRAHAEPFRDLKVPENGVVTVVIGTDWNHYYANTARTFIVGKPGERVKKAMEVKREAYELALRETRVGVSLNAVEKKLFTFFQERGFEGSYIAGYTHGVGLLIEELPMPTIVVPTRAERVRENMVLSVIHSPLMIPEGAIKHEDTYIVKKDGLEKVT; this is encoded by the coding sequence ATGCGCGGGGATGAGGGAATCTTTAAAAAACGGGTTGAGCGCTTTCAGGAGCTTTTGAGAGAGAACGAGATAGACGGTGCCATCATCAGGACGCTGTCCAGCTTCATATACTTCACCGGAACCAAGTGGCTCAGGCCGAGCCTGTTCATACCCGCTGATGGGGAACCCCTTGTTTTTGTTGTTAAGGGTGAGGCTGAGCTTTTCAGAGAGAGGAGCTGGATTGAGAACGTTGTTGAGTACCAGCGCGTTGAAGACCTCATGGCCGGTGTCGTCAGCTGGGTCCACAGGAACGGTATGGAGAGGGTCGGCCTCGAGTTCGGGGTCGAGAGGGACGCCTACCTGATATTCCTGAAGATATTTGAACGCCTAAACCCGACTGTGGAGATAGTGGACGTGCTCGACCTCACGATGAGCCTGAGGATGATAAAGGACGAGTGGGAGCTGGAGAACATCAGGAAGGCGGGAAAGATAGCGCGGAAGGGAATGAAGGTCGCCGGGGAAGTCATAAAGCCCGGTGTCAGCGAGCTGGAGATAGTGGCAGAGATAACGAGGGAACTCATGCTCAGCGGGAGCGAAGAGCCTAAAGTGTACGTCTCAACGACTCCAAGGGCCCACGCCGAGCCTTTCCGCGACCTGAAGGTTCCCGAAAACGGCGTCGTTACCGTCGTCATCGGAACCGACTGGAACCACTACTACGCCAACACCGCGAGGACTTTCATCGTTGGTAAGCCCGGCGAGAGAGTTAAGAAGGCGATGGAAGTCAAGAGAGAAGCTTACGAACTCGCCCTCAGAGAAACGAGGGTGGGGGTTTCTTTGAACGCCGTTGAGAAGAAGCTCTTCACATTTTTCCAGGAGAGGGGCTTTGAGGGCTCTTACATAGCCGGTTACACCCACGGTGTTGGTTTGCTCATCGAGGAACTTCCCATGCCGACGATAGTCGTTCCCACGAGGGCCGAAAGGGTTCGCGAGAATATGGTCCTGAGCGTTATCCATTCCCCGCTCATGATTCCTGAAGGGGCAATAAAGCACGAGGACACCTACATCGTCAAAAAGGATGGGCTGGAGAAGGTGACCTAG
- a CDS encoding iron-sulfur cluster assembly protein has product MKIYMPDRKWPEPYRAVIEELRKITDPVTGGDILDSGVVAGLEVSEDTLKIWLRFESHAEYNIIGESPIAYSKIIGDIMERFALVKFDNVYVYDLANHVVGKFENRKGYKPEDLSEGRV; this is encoded by the coding sequence ATGAAGATCTATATGCCAGACAGGAAATGGCCCGAGCCATATAGGGCGGTCATCGAGGAGCTGAGAAAGATAACCGATCCCGTTACCGGTGGGGATATCCTTGACTCAGGCGTCGTGGCCGGTCTTGAGGTGAGCGAGGACACGCTTAAGATCTGGCTCCGATTCGAGAGCCACGCCGAGTACAACATCATCGGCGAGAGCCCGATAGCTTACTCCAAGATAATCGGCGACATAATGGAGCGCTTCGCCCTCGTCAAGTTCGACAACGTCTACGTCTACGACCTGGCCAACCACGTCGTCGGAAAGTTCGAGAACAGAAAGGGCTACAAGCCGGAGGATCTGAGCGAGGGGCGTGTGTAG
- a CDS encoding ferritin family protein produces MDDHNSSQLDEYLSTIVDRLKSLSFKEALSYAIFNEEDEAKYYAELAQKAKRPSVRALFLQMSDESLEHRDRLYRLFKKVFPNEEPVKVDAPPVEVAPFYPEFEKVEDYLHALEYCMESELFAKRTYEILSTKAEDEEARALFAQLALMEDEHYERIKKVYELISQMKKRRIALENIEPEGYLFEDRVKARYTFLDVAEGEKGMVITREHPKKIRSWMKSDVPVLWLSESAMRMEGVKTLPPRLLLDKAEDIAECISSENLKAILLESAEYLLLEAPEKDLIKFLLDLRDLAIERGFYLIVSAEREAFTPTGWAILRANMARVE; encoded by the coding sequence ATGGATGATCACAACTCCAGTCAGCTCGATGAGTATCTGAGCACGATCGTTGATAGACTGAAATCACTGTCCTTCAAGGAGGCCCTGAGCTACGCGATCTTCAACGAGGAGGACGAGGCAAAATACTACGCGGAGCTGGCCCAGAAGGCGAAGAGGCCAAGCGTCAGGGCGCTCTTTCTCCAGATGAGCGACGAAAGCCTTGAGCACAGGGACAGGCTTTACAGGCTCTTCAAGAAGGTCTTTCCGAACGAGGAGCCGGTTAAGGTCGACGCCCCTCCGGTGGAGGTGGCGCCCTTCTATCCCGAGTTCGAGAAAGTCGAGGACTACCTCCACGCCCTGGAGTACTGCATGGAGAGCGAGCTCTTCGCGAAGAGAACCTACGAGATACTCTCCACCAAGGCGGAGGATGAAGAGGCGAGGGCTCTGTTTGCCCAGCTCGCCCTCATGGAGGACGAACACTACGAGAGGATAAAGAAGGTTTACGAGCTCATATCCCAGATGAAGAAAAGGCGCATCGCCCTTGAGAACATTGAGCCCGAGGGGTACCTCTTCGAGGACAGGGTAAAGGCGCGCTACACCTTCCTCGACGTAGCGGAAGGTGAGAAAGGCATGGTAATAACGCGCGAGCACCCGAAGAAGATCCGCTCGTGGATGAAGAGCGACGTTCCGGTTCTCTGGCTGTCGGAGAGCGCGATGAGGATGGAAGGCGTTAAGACACTGCCCCCTAGGCTTCTGCTCGATAAGGCGGAGGACATAGCCGAGTGCATTTCCTCCGAGAATCTGAAGGCGATCCTCCTCGAAAGCGCCGAATACCTGCTCCTCGAAGCCCCGGAGAAGGACCTCATAAAGTTCCTCCTCGATCTGCGGGATCTCGCCATAGAGAGGGGCTTTTACCTGATCGTCTCGGCGGAGAGGGAAGCGTTTACCCCGACGGGCTGGGCCATACTGAGGGCCAACATGGCCAGGGTAGAGTGA
- a CDS encoding iron-sulfur cluster assembly protein — translation MCRLSLLAFLKPKARPRRGPRGDLPDDVKAVVRILEDVKDPETGLNVVEEGLVYGLTVKERSVDVFMLMAHSTPECHFCQMLAISVQNRILKDVVEALKRKGFERVKVYNELGLLLAEG, via the coding sequence GTGTGTAGATTGTCCCTCCTGGCTTTTCTTAAACCGAAGGCCCGACCCAGGCGGGGTCCCCGAGGGGATCTTCCGGATGATGTCAAAGCGGTCGTCCGAATCTTAGAGGATGTCAAAGACCCCGAGACCGGTCTGAACGTGGTCGAGGAGGGGCTCGTTTACGGCCTCACCGTGAAAGAGAGGAGCGTGGACGTTTTCATGCTCATGGCCCACTCCACCCCGGAATGCCACTTCTGCCAGATGCTCGCCATAAGCGTCCAGAACAGGATCCTGAAGGATGTTGTGGAGGCACTGAAAAGAAAAGGCTTTGAGAGGGTTAAGGTGTACAACGAGCTGGGCCTCCTGCTCGCGGAGGGCTGA
- a CDS encoding DUF504 domain-containing protein, translated as MRRGSLKEVLAKIKHDPREDERDYYIVIEHRGAYGNEKKIPVEMIELGHGYFFIGETQIPYHRIIRVVKKNGRVVWERGKRKP; from the coding sequence ATGAGGAGGGGCTCGCTGAAGGAGGTTTTGGCCAAGATCAAGCACGATCCCCGGGAGGATGAGAGAGACTACTACATCGTCATCGAGCACCGGGGGGCTTATGGAAACGAGAAGAAGATACCCGTCGAGATGATAGAGCTCGGACACGGCTACTTCTTCATAGGCGAGACGCAGATCCCCTACCACCGCATCATCAGGGTCGTGAAGAAGAACGGAAGGGTCGTGTGGGAGAGGGGAAAGCGGAAGCCCTGA
- a CDS encoding MBL fold metallo-hydrolase, translating into MRISPIEEFPRDIVPIEIPPDVVMLRGIGWDSNVYLVRSGGEALIVDTGTGVNWHVYAEIWTRNGYLRGIKRAVIFNTHEHFDHVGGNRAFGEWLKSRGIEVLFAAHEITARTLERGDDYVILGYAYGRPFEPQTVDIKLKDGDRIKIGSLRFELIHTPGHTAGSACLYLDGETRVMFTGDTVFNGTVGRVDLPTGNGWELRESLERLLEFEVDFGLPGHGKPITEWRKNLEEVMGLVG; encoded by the coding sequence TTGAGGATAAGCCCCATCGAGGAGTTTCCCCGCGACATCGTCCCCATAGAGATCCCGCCCGACGTTGTCATGCTCAGGGGCATAGGCTGGGACTCCAACGTCTACTTAGTCAGAAGCGGTGGAGAGGCCCTAATCGTGGACACGGGGACGGGCGTTAACTGGCACGTCTACGCTGAAATCTGGACGAGAAACGGCTATCTCAGGGGGATAAAGAGGGCGGTGATCTTCAACACGCACGAGCACTTCGACCACGTTGGAGGGAACAGGGCGTTTGGGGAGTGGCTGAAAAGCAGGGGCATCGAAGTCCTTTTCGCGGCCCACGAGATAACCGCCAGAACCCTCGAGCGGGGGGACGACTACGTGATCCTCGGCTACGCCTACGGCAGGCCCTTTGAGCCCCAGACTGTTGATATAAAGCTCAAAGATGGAGACAGAATTAAAATTGGTTCCCTCAGGTTTGAGCTGATCCACACGCCGGGCCACACCGCCGGGAGCGCCTGTCTCTACCTCGACGGCGAGACAAGGGTGATGTTCACGGGCGATACTGTCTTTAACGGAACGGTCGGAAGGGTTGATCTGCCCACCGGGAACGGATGGGAGCTCAGGGAGAGCCTTGAGCGGCTTCTTGAATTTGAGGTGGACTTCGGACTGCCAGGTCACGGAAAGCCGATAACCGAGTGGAGGAAGAACCTGGAGGAAGTGATGGGGCTGGTAGGATGA
- a CDS encoding metallophosphoesterase translates to MIIALISDIHSNLEALEAVWDEIKDADVFLCMGDLVGYGASPNEVVDFVRREMERRTFLCVRGNHDNAIAFGADWSFNPYARQAVRWHQWVMSSENLEFLRQLPVKQLFEDDAGRSYLLIHGSPRAPLDEYLFPWLPESEFRAVLSYVRQDDLLLGHTHVPMLKVIDGRRIINPGSVGQPRDGDWRASYALIDTEPPGRVEFHRVEYDVEEAARKIMEAGLPRFLAERLFEGY, encoded by the coding sequence TTGATCATAGCGCTTATCAGCGACATCCACTCGAACCTGGAGGCACTCGAAGCCGTGTGGGACGAGATCAAGGACGCCGATGTCTTCCTCTGCATGGGCGATCTCGTTGGTTACGGCGCTTCCCCAAACGAGGTCGTTGACTTCGTGAGGCGAGAGATGGAGAGGAGAACCTTCCTCTGCGTCCGCGGAAACCACGACAACGCGATTGCCTTCGGGGCGGATTGGAGCTTCAACCCCTACGCGAGGCAGGCCGTGAGGTGGCATCAGTGGGTCATGAGCTCTGAAAACCTTGAGTTCCTCAGACAACTGCCTGTGAAACAGCTTTTTGAGGACGACGCGGGGAGGAGCTACCTGCTCATTCACGGTTCTCCTCGGGCTCCACTCGACGAGTACCTCTTTCCCTGGCTCCCGGAGAGCGAGTTCAGGGCAGTCCTGAGCTACGTCAGGCAGGACGACCTTCTGCTCGGCCACACCCACGTGCCGATGCTCAAGGTCATCGATGGAAGGCGGATAATAAACCCCGGCTCCGTTGGACAGCCCAGGGATGGGGACTGGAGGGCCAGCTACGCCCTAATCGACACAGAACCCCCGGGGAGGGTGGAGTTCCACCGCGTTGAATACGACGTAGAAGAGGCGGCAAGAAAGATAATGGAAGCCGGACTGCCGAGGTTCCTTGCGGAGAGGCTCTTCGAGGGCTACTAA
- a CDS encoding class II SORL domain-containing protein, translating into MLSETIKSGDWKGEKHVPVIEYEKEGDLVRVEVSVGKEIPHPNTPEHHIAWIELYFHPEGENFPILVGRVAFTNHSDPLTEPRAVFFFRTSKKGKLYALSYCNIHGLWENEVALE; encoded by the coding sequence ATGCTGAGCGAAACCATAAAGAGTGGAGACTGGAAGGGGGAGAAGCACGTCCCCGTTATAGAGTACGAGAAGGAGGGCGACCTCGTCAGGGTCGAGGTCTCCGTTGGAAAGGAGATACCGCACCCGAACACCCCGGAGCACCACATCGCTTGGATTGAGCTCTACTTCCACCCCGAGGGGGAGAACTTCCCGATTCTCGTCGGCAGGGTTGCCTTCACCAACCACAGCGACCCGCTGACCGAGCCGAGGGCGGTGTTCTTCTTCAGGACGAGCAAGAAGGGCAAGCTCTACGCGCTCAGCTACTGCAACATCCACGGCCTCTGGGAGAACGAGGTCGCGCTGGAGTGA
- the acs gene encoding acetate--CoA ligase alpha subunit, giving the protein MVDPNIEALFKPKSIAVIGASEKPGKIGYAIMKNLVEYGYEGKIYPVNIKGVEIKIGNRVFKSYKSILDVPDEVDMAVIVVPAKFVPQVVEDCGKKGVKVLPIISSGFGELGPEGKKVEEQLVQIARKYGMRILGPNIFGVVYTPEKLNATFGPTDVMPGPLALISQSGALGIALMGWTILEKVGLSAVVSIGNKSDIDDADLLEYFEVDENTKAILIYMEGVKDGRRFMEVAKKVSKVKPIVVIKAGRSERGAKAAASHTGSLAGSDKIYDAAFKQAGVIRALTIGEAFDYARTLSNLPEPEGENLVIITNGGGIGVMATDAAEEAGLHLYDNLEELKIFANHMPPFGSYKNPVDLTGMAGAESYEGAVRDALAHPEMHSIAVLYCQTAVLDPRDLAKIVIREYNESGRKKPLVVAIVGGIEAKEAIDMLNEEGIPAYPEPERAIKALAALYRWSRWKAKQE; this is encoded by the coding sequence ATGGTTGACCCGAACATCGAGGCCCTTTTCAAGCCGAAGAGCATCGCCGTCATAGGCGCTTCGGAGAAACCCGGAAAGATAGGCTACGCGATTATGAAGAACCTCGTGGAGTACGGCTACGAGGGTAAGATCTACCCCGTCAACATCAAGGGCGTTGAGATAAAGATAGGCAACCGTGTCTTCAAGTCCTACAAGAGCATTCTCGATGTCCCCGATGAGGTGGATATGGCGGTTATAGTCGTTCCAGCCAAGTTCGTCCCGCAGGTCGTCGAGGACTGTGGAAAGAAGGGCGTCAAGGTTCTTCCGATCATCAGTTCCGGTTTCGGTGAGCTCGGGCCGGAGGGCAAGAAGGTTGAGGAGCAGCTCGTTCAGATAGCCAGGAAGTACGGCATGAGGATCCTCGGCCCGAACATCTTCGGCGTCGTCTACACCCCCGAGAAGCTCAACGCCACCTTCGGGCCCACCGACGTCATGCCCGGCCCGCTCGCCCTCATAAGCCAGAGCGGTGCCTTGGGAATAGCCCTCATGGGCTGGACGATCCTTGAGAAGGTCGGCCTCTCCGCCGTCGTCAGCATTGGAAACAAGAGCGACATCGACGACGCTGACCTGCTCGAGTACTTCGAGGTCGACGAGAACACCAAGGCCATACTCATCTACATGGAGGGCGTTAAGGACGGAAGGCGCTTCATGGAGGTCGCGAAGAAGGTCAGCAAGGTCAAGCCGATAGTCGTCATCAAGGCAGGCAGGAGCGAGCGCGGTGCCAAAGCGGCCGCTTCCCACACCGGTTCGCTCGCGGGAAGCGACAAGATCTACGATGCAGCGTTCAAGCAGGCGGGAGTCATAAGGGCCCTCACCATAGGCGAGGCCTTCGACTACGCGAGAACCCTCAGCAACCTCCCCGAGCCCGAGGGTGAGAACCTCGTCATAATAACCAACGGCGGTGGAATAGGAGTTATGGCAACGGACGCGGCAGAGGAAGCCGGACTGCACCTCTACGACAACCTCGAGGAGCTCAAGATCTTCGCCAACCACATGCCGCCCTTCGGATCCTACAAGAACCCCGTTGATCTAACAGGTATGGCCGGGGCCGAGAGCTACGAAGGAGCCGTCAGGGACGCCCTCGCTCACCCCGAGATGCACAGCATAGCGGTCCTCTACTGTCAGACGGCAGTCCTTGACCCGAGGGACCTCGCCAAGATCGTCATCCGTGAGTACAACGAGAGCGGAAGAAAGAAGCCCCTCGTCGTTGCCATCGTCGGTGGAATCGAGGCCAAAGAGGCCATCGACATGCTCAACGAGGAGGGAATTCCTGCCTATCCCGAACCGGAGAGGGCGATAAAGGCCCTGGCGGCGCTCTACCGCTGGAGCAGGTGGAAGGCCAAGCAGGAGTGA
- a CDS encoding phosphate-starvation-inducible PsiE family protein translates to MGRKHHDIGFIEDSLIKWLSVIFDIVVIGLATITMGYVVYMMIELLITAPLSIEDVLHHIVLIIIFLEIFELLTMYVKEHHVSMRNVVELGVLAMVRKIIITLDYNLLGWQTLFGMAALIFVMGWIYVQERQRRTRHEEFLLTHGIKKV, encoded by the coding sequence ATGGGCAGGAAGCATCACGACATAGGGTTCATAGAGGACAGCCTTATCAAGTGGCTCAGCGTGATCTTCGACATAGTTGTTATCGGCCTCGCCACCATAACGATGGGCTACGTCGTGTACATGATGATAGAGCTCCTAATAACGGCCCCTCTCTCGATCGAGGACGTCCTCCACCACATCGTTCTCATCATAATCTTCCTCGAGATCTTCGAACTGCTCACCATGTACGTCAAGGAGCACCACGTCAGCATGAGGAACGTCGTCGAGCTCGGCGTTCTGGCCATGGTGAGGAAGATCATAATAACCCTCGACTACAACCTCCTCGGCTGGCAGACGCTCTTTGGAATGGCGGCCCTCATATTCGTCATGGGCTGGATCTACGTGCAGGAGAGACAGAGGAGGACGAGACACGAGGAGTTCCTCTTAACCCACGGCATCAAGAAGGTCTAG
- a CDS encoding YchF/TatD family DNA exonuclease, which yields MIDAHAHVEMFKGKIPEVVEESRKRLKLIVDSITEYRKFHVWKSWEALKPYFGFIQPTLGYAPNEARRGNWEKVKRVEEFIREHAGEIVAVGEIGLDFYYARTEAERKNQREIFAHFLGLAVELDLPVVLHARDAEREVFEAIEKAGVKAYFHSYSGPGDLAVEIARAGHVVGINTGIDFIPEVRNAAELVPLENVLVETDSPYMSPYKGQKNYPWNVEYAIKRIAELRGLTFEEVEGATEENVLRFFELR from the coding sequence ATGATCGACGCTCACGCTCACGTTGAGATGTTCAAGGGAAAAATTCCGGAAGTCGTTGAGGAGAGCAGGAAGAGGCTGAAACTCATCGTCGATTCCATAACCGAGTACAGGAAGTTCCACGTCTGGAAGAGCTGGGAGGCTCTAAAGCCCTACTTCGGTTTCATCCAGCCGACGCTCGGCTACGCGCCGAACGAGGCGAGGAGGGGCAACTGGGAGAAGGTAAAGAGGGTTGAGGAGTTCATACGGGAGCACGCCGGTGAGATAGTGGCAGTCGGCGAGATCGGCCTGGACTTCTACTACGCGAGGACTGAGGCCGAGAGGAAGAACCAGAGGGAGATATTCGCCCACTTCCTGGGTTTAGCAGTTGAGCTGGATCTGCCGGTTGTTCTGCACGCAAGGGACGCCGAGCGGGAGGTTTTCGAGGCAATCGAAAAGGCGGGCGTTAAAGCCTACTTCCACTCCTACAGCGGGCCCGGTGACCTGGCCGTTGAGATCGCCCGGGCAGGGCACGTCGTCGGCATAAACACTGGCATAGACTTCATCCCCGAGGTCAGGAACGCCGCCGAACTCGTTCCGCTTGAGAACGTTCTCGTCGAGACCGACTCGCCGTACATGAGCCCCTACAAGGGGCAGAAAAACTACCCCTGGAACGTGGAATACGCGATCAAACGAATAGCCGAGCTGAGGGGCTTAACTTTTGAGGAGGTTGAGGGGGCAACGGAGGAAAACGTCCTCAGGTTCTTCGAGTTGAGGTGA
- a CDS encoding DUF3216 domain-containing protein, producing the protein MVKVPEVEEVKALLEELGESGLVRAVDSFVMLNEGLESKKGKEFIEVSILGFLEGILLTLKTRHDDPRVGELYERVRRRRAELDELFRKPRIPYLEG; encoded by the coding sequence ATGGTGAAGGTCCCCGAGGTGGAAGAAGTTAAGGCCCTCCTGGAGGAGCTCGGCGAGTCCGGCCTCGTGAGGGCAGTGGACTCGTTCGTTATGCTCAACGAGGGGCTTGAGAGCAAAAAGGGGAAGGAGTTCATAGAGGTCTCAATACTGGGCTTTCTGGAGGGGATCCTGCTCACCCTGAAGACGAGGCACGACGATCCCCGGGTTGGGGAGCTCTACGAGAGGGTCAGGAGGAGAAGGGCCGAACTCGACGAGCTGTTCAGAAAGCCGCGCATTCCCTACCTTGAGGGGTGA
- the rd gene encoding rubredoxin, with protein sequence MAKWRCLICGYIYDEDEGDPEDGIEPGTRFEDLPEDWVCPLCGAPKDQFEKIE encoded by the coding sequence TTGGCAAAGTGGAGATGTCTCATCTGCGGTTACATATACGATGAGGACGAGGGCGATCCCGAGGATGGGATAGAGCCCGGAACCAGGTTTGAAGACCTTCCCGAGGACTGGGTCTGCCCGCTCTGCGGTGCGCCCAAGGACCAGTTTGAAAAGATAGAGTGA
- a CDS encoding PRC-barrel domain-containing protein, whose protein sequence is MVKILASKLRDVELITDTGIRLGWVYDLSFDEKTGELLVIVAEPDEDLDTSEFVTDHEGLLLIPVSAVRSIGEVIIIDSSKLAVKSKLRGIRHR, encoded by the coding sequence ATGGTTAAGATACTCGCCTCAAAGCTCAGGGACGTTGAGCTTATCACGGACACGGGAATCAGGCTCGGATGGGTCTACGATCTCAGCTTCGACGAAAAGACCGGGGAGTTACTCGTTATAGTCGCGGAGCCCGACGAGGATCTGGACACGAGCGAGTTCGTCACCGACCACGAGGGCCTCCTTCTGATACCCGTGAGCGCGGTGAGGAGCATCGGTGAGGTTATAATCATCGACTCCAGCAAGCTGGCTGTGAAATCAAAGCTCAGGGGGATACGGCACCGTTAG